From Triticum aestivum cultivar Chinese Spring chromosome 4A, IWGSC CS RefSeq v2.1, whole genome shotgun sequence, a single genomic window includes:
- the LOC123085313 gene encoding patatin-like protein 6 has product MEEAEEMQVERVHEDAEHGGADADKLNYEIFSILESKFLFGYTDPHQLWLPKPPPPPPAQASQAAMAATGKAAQRGKVCVLCVDGGGGGLRALLAGRALAHLEAALQRASGSPDARVADFFDLAAGTGAGGVFAAMLFSTHSRGAPLFRAEDTWRLVADHAPRLFRRPAGSTSLFCRAKKRPLAAPTAALSVAMKAAFGEELTLRDTIKPVLISCYDLRSSAPLLFSRADALESGSYDFRLSDVGRAAWSEPGRFEPAEVASVDGVTSCAAVDGGPTMGSPAAAAITHVLHNKHEFPFVRGVEDLLVLSIGGCSGAGGSGATADADITRMRRWGPKEWARPIARIAADGAADLVDHAVARAFGQCHSSNYLRIQAKRESMPPCGPDGEYDPTQANVQALLAAADEAMKQRNVESVLFEGRRIGEQTNAEKLEWFAAELVAEHRGRGSRIAPTVAFKQAPALG; this is encoded by the exons atggaggaggccgaggagaTGCAGGTGGAGCGGGTGCACGAGGACGCGGAGCACGGGGGCGCCGACGCCGACAAGCTCAACTACGAGATTTTCTCCATCCTCGAGAGCAAGTTCCTCTTCGGCTACACCGACCCGCACCAGCTCTGgctgcccaagccgccgccgccaccgccggcgcaGGCGTCGcaggcggccatggcggccacgGGGAAGGCGGCGCAGCGCGGGAAGGTGTGCGTGCTCTGcgttgatggcggcggcggcgggctcagGGCGCTGCTCGCCGGCCGCGCGCTCgcgcacctcgaggccgcgctccaGCGCGCCTCCGGGAGCCCCGACGCGCGCGTCGCCGACTTCTTCGACCTCGCCGCCGGCACGGGCGCGGGCGGCGTCTTCGCCGCGATGCTCTTCTCCACGCACTCGCGCGGCGCCCCGCTGTTCCGCGCCGAGGACACCTGGCGCCTTGTGGCGGACCACGCGCCCAGGCTCTTCCGCAGGCCCGCTGGCTCCACCTCCCTCTTCTGCCGCGCCAAGAAGCGCCCGCTCGCCGCGCCCACGGCGGCGCTCAGCGTCGCCATGAAGGCCGCGTTCGGCGAGGAGCTCACCCTGCGGGACACCATCAAGCCCGTGCTCATCTCCTGCTATGACCTCAGGTCGTCCGCGCCGCTGCTGTTCTCGCGCGCCGACGCCCTGGAGAGCGGGAGCTACGACTTCCGCCTCTCCGACGTCGGCCGCGCGGCCTGGTCGGAGCCCGGCCGCTTCGAGCCGGCCGAGGTGGCGTCGGTGGACGGCGTGACCTCCTGCGCCGCGGTGGACGGCGGGCCGACCATGGGCAGCCCGGCCGCCGCGGCCATCACGCACGTGCTGCACAACAAGCACGAGTTCCCGTTCGTGCGCGGCGTCGAGGACCTCCTCGTGCTCTCCAtcggcggctgctccggcgcgggCGGCTCCGGGGCCACCGCGGACGCCGACATCACGCGCATGCGCCGGTGGGGCCCCAAGGAGTGGGCCCGCCCCATCGCCCGCATCGCGGCCGATGGCGCCGCCGACCTGGTGGACCACGCCGTTGCACGCGCCTTCGGGCAATGCCACTCGTCCAATTACCTGCGCATTCAG GCGAAGCGGGAGAGCATGCCGCCGTGCGGGCCGGACGGGGAGTACGACCCGACGCAGGCGAACGTGCAGGCGCTGCTCGCGGCGGCGGACGAGGCGATGAAGCAGCGCAACGTGGAGTCGGTGCTCTTCGAGGGGAGGCGGATCGGGGAGCAGACCAACGCGGAGAAGCTGGAGTGgttcgccgccgagctcgtcgctgaGCACCGCGGCAGGGGCTCCCGGATCGCGCCCACCGTCGCGTTCAAGCAGGCGCCGGCGCTGGGCTGA